A window of the Aerosakkonema funiforme FACHB-1375 genome harbors these coding sequences:
- a CDS encoding HlyD family efflux transporter periplasmic adaptor subunit — MFSDRNPEFLRPVTSDEFLPPIGRWTTLGGLFLVGTVGAAFALAAVTEYNVTVKAPATVRPSGEVRIVQAATEGTVKSISVTENMAVKEGDAIATIDDSQVQTKKSQLIGSIQQNQLQLAQIAAQLNSLQNQLVAESNGTERTIASAQADLERNEREYRDRQITTASEVQQAEANLKIAQAELQKAQEELQREQANLLSADANLKGAEANLKSAISRRDRYKPLAESGAISKDRLEENELAVQQQEQTVAGQKAAIEAQKKAIEGQAQTVERQKQSVEVAAAKLQAVKTALNPTKAPIAIAQQRIAQEKAKGEATLATLKKEREALIQRRIEIENQINRDRKEIQQIETELTKSIVRSPADGTILQLYLRNAGQTVRSGEAIAQISPSNAPIVIKARVAAEDIAKITLGQKSLLRVSAYAYTDYGVLQGKVSAIAPDAITSQNNNSPYYEVTIQPEKAYLLKGDIQYPVQPGMEITADIISREETVLTFIMRKARLLTDL, encoded by the coding sequence ATGTTTAGCGATCGCAATCCCGAATTTCTTCGCCCAGTTACTAGCGATGAGTTTCTCCCTCCTATAGGCAGGTGGACAACGCTAGGGGGGCTGTTTTTGGTGGGAACTGTTGGCGCGGCTTTCGCTCTTGCTGCCGTTACTGAGTACAATGTGACCGTAAAGGCTCCCGCCACAGTTCGTCCTTCTGGAGAAGTGCGGATAGTTCAAGCAGCAACGGAAGGAACGGTCAAAAGCATTTCTGTGACAGAAAATATGGCGGTAAAAGAAGGAGATGCGATCGCTACTATCGACGACTCCCAAGTGCAAACTAAAAAAAGCCAACTGATCGGCAGTATTCAACAAAATCAACTGCAACTCGCTCAGATCGCCGCTCAACTAAACTCCCTGCAAAACCAGCTAGTAGCTGAAAGTAACGGTACGGAACGTACTATCGCTTCCGCACAAGCAGATTTAGAGCGCAACGAAAGGGAATATCGCGATCGTCAAATTACCACTGCCAGTGAAGTGCAACAAGCGGAAGCAAACTTAAAAATAGCCCAGGCAGAGTTGCAAAAAGCTCAAGAAGAATTGCAAAGAGAGCAGGCGAATTTGCTTTCAGCAGACGCTAATTTAAAAGGAGCAGAAGCCAACTTAAAATCTGCCATTTCCAGGCGCGATCGCTATAAGCCATTGGCAGAATCGGGAGCAATTTCTAAAGATAGGTTGGAGGAAAACGAACTAGCAGTTCAGCAGCAAGAACAAACTGTTGCGGGACAAAAAGCAGCCATTGAAGCGCAAAAAAAAGCGATTGAAGGACAAGCACAAACCGTTGAAAGACAAAAACAATCTGTGGAAGTAGCTGCTGCCAAATTGCAAGCAGTTAAAACTGCACTCAACCCTACTAAAGCACCAATTGCGATCGCCCAACAGCGAATTGCCCAAGAAAAAGCTAAAGGTGAAGCAACTTTAGCTACGTTGAAAAAAGAACGAGAAGCTTTGATTCAGCGCCGCATCGAAATCGAAAATCAAATTAATCGCGATCGCAAAGAAATCCAGCAAATCGAAACCGAACTGACAAAAAGCATTGTGCGTTCGCCAGCAGATGGCACAATTCTACAATTGTATCTGCGAAACGCCGGTCAAACTGTGCGATCGGGCGAAGCAATTGCCCAAATTTCTCCCAGTAATGCCCCGATTGTCATCAAAGCTCGCGTTGCGGCTGAAGATATTGCTAAAATCACTCTGGGTCAAAAGTCCCTGCTGCGAGTTTCTGCATACGCCTATACAGATTACGGCGTTTTGCAAGGAAAAGTGAGTGCGATCGCTCCCGATGCTATTACATCTCAAAACAATAATTCCCCCTACTACGAAGTCACTATTCAGCCAGAAAAAGCTTATTTGCTGAAGGGCGATATTCAGTATCCCGTACAACCAGGGATGGAAATTACAGCAGATATTATTTCTAGAGAAGAAACTGTCCTCACTTTTATTATGAGAAAGGCAAGATTGCTAACAGATTTGTAG
- a CDS encoding BBP7 family outer membrane beta-barrel protein, whose product MGVSPTRKYLFGIPTALAVASLLNVNPVLAQTVSDRGSGILQTEPENAQPILAESYLNDDSTVPIQLEQLQAALIEAEIELLESEKFSYKAADLLPEGNNTGSIFPTNPTNPTLRSQAIAQSETTRSNSIAPQRWYVQAEALFLNRTIPRGILTSEVVDLSVAETGSPERGGTLRTDDVAFDYELGTRITVGYSRDRKDSISFSFFGLQEYSSSATLVSPEPGLPSDVVVEVPTDDTPILDPSESLGDKINILNQEPPLGLGNGSFAISQAFLLSYEHQLDYSANLYNFEVNYHKEVASSNNFRPSWLVGVRYISAPEKFNLATFGAAAFPEEGLRAYPTGDYNIETRNNLFGFQIGGNANIGVSRNFSIGLGAKAGVFANNGDQSSTISAYDFDTGELLERIKGVKSEWGLSPVVEGSISANWQVTPNVSLTAGFNLVYLYGLALAPRQFRDFAESGEFGRLDMSGDTLYYGPSVGIRVVF is encoded by the coding sequence ATGGGTGTGTCACCGACGAGAAAATACCTATTCGGTATTCCAACAGCGCTAGCAGTTGCTAGCCTACTGAACGTCAACCCGGTTCTCGCTCAAACCGTGTCCGATCGAGGTTCTGGTATATTGCAAACGGAGCCTGAGAACGCACAGCCAATTCTGGCTGAGAGTTATTTGAATGATGATTCAACTGTTCCCATCCAACTCGAACAGCTACAAGCAGCCTTAATAGAAGCTGAAATTGAGCTTCTAGAATCCGAGAAATTTTCCTATAAAGCGGCAGATTTGTTGCCAGAGGGTAATAATACTGGCTCTATTTTTCCGACAAATCCTACCAATCCTACCTTGAGATCTCAAGCAATAGCGCAAAGCGAAACAACTCGATCGAATTCGATCGCACCACAGCGATGGTACGTGCAGGCGGAAGCGCTATTCCTCAATCGCACCATCCCGCGAGGTATCTTAACTTCAGAAGTTGTAGACCTGAGCGTCGCAGAAACAGGTTCTCCTGAGAGAGGAGGTACTTTACGTACTGACGATGTAGCTTTTGACTACGAGTTGGGAACTAGAATTACAGTAGGCTACAGTCGCGATCGCAAAGATAGTATCAGTTTTTCTTTCTTTGGTTTGCAAGAATACAGTTCATCAGCTACGCTTGTTTCTCCTGAGCCCGGTCTGCCCAGCGATGTTGTTGTGGAAGTACCGACCGACGATACGCCGATACTTGACCCTAGCGAGTCTCTGGGAGACAAAATTAACATTCTTAATCAAGAGCCGCCTCTAGGTCTAGGAAATGGTAGTTTCGCTATCAGTCAGGCTTTTCTTCTCAGTTACGAACACCAGCTCGATTACAGCGCTAACCTCTACAACTTTGAGGTTAATTATCACAAAGAAGTCGCTTCATCCAATAATTTTCGCCCCTCTTGGTTGGTGGGAGTGCGGTATATCAGCGCTCCAGAAAAATTTAACTTAGCGACATTTGGTGCGGCGGCTTTTCCGGAAGAAGGTCTGCGAGCTTATCCCACAGGAGATTACAACATCGAGACTAGAAATAACTTGTTTGGTTTTCAAATAGGAGGCAACGCCAATATTGGAGTAAGTCGTAACTTTAGTATAGGCTTGGGAGCGAAAGCAGGTGTGTTTGCCAACAATGGCGATCAGTCAAGTACTATTAGCGCCTACGATTTTGATACGGGAGAGTTATTAGAAAGAATTAAAGGAGTTAAAAGTGAATGGGGACTTTCTCCTGTTGTGGAGGGAAGTATCTCTGCTAACTGGCAGGTTACTCCCAACGTTAGCTTAACCGCTGGGTTTAATTTAGTGTATTTATATGGCTTGGCATTAGCTCCCAGACAGTTTAGGGATTTTGCTGAGTCCGGTGAATTTGGCAGGCTGGATATGAGTGGCGATACACTGTATTACGGCCCTTCAGTGGGAATAAGAGTTGTTTTTTGA
- a CDS encoding peptidase domain-containing ABC transporter, with amino-acid sequence MQYPNVLQHNEEDCGAACIASIAKKYGRTFAINRIREAVGTGQLGTTLLGLKQGADALGFNARSVRASPEILDRIKEAPLPAIIHWKGYHWVVLYGKRGRKYVIADPAVGVLYLSKKQLTECWTDWVMLLVEPDPVRFSEQPNDKVGGFGRFFKPIWAYRGILAEALLINFVLGLLSIALPFLIQILTDDVLVRGDRKLLGGVAIAVVAMNLIGSCLGLVQSNLVAHFAQRLELNLVLQFGRQILRLPLNYYESRRSGEIVSRLRDIQQINQLVSQVVIGLPSQLFIALVSLGFMVFYSWKLAICSCLIALLTILTPLFLLPTLQQKVRNLLVLEAENQGVLVETFKGALTLKTTSSAPQFWSELQSRFGRLANVSFRTIQIAIINKTFSELIYGLGVIGLLWFGSSLVIQEELTIGQLLAFNAMNGNFLAFIIITIGFVEEFTRVKTATERIGEVIDATPEERGKSQKNFVKIPDDADIVCTNLNFHHTGRVELLEEFSVNIPGGKVVAIIGKSGCGKSTIAKLIAGLYQLQSGNIRFGNYNQQDLSLDCLRQQVVLVPQEAHFWSRSIVENFRLSGDAVTFDTIVKACQIAEADYFISNLPDKYQTILGEFGANLSGGQRQRLAIARAIVNDPPVLILDESTSGLDPVSEAQVLDKLLHHREGKTTILISHRPRVINRADWIVFLEEGKLKMQGCVEELRSLPGDHLDFLTP; translated from the coding sequence ATGCAATATCCAAATGTTCTACAGCATAATGAAGAAGACTGTGGAGCTGCCTGCATTGCTTCTATTGCTAAAAAATACGGACGTACCTTTGCGATTAACCGCATCCGGGAAGCTGTAGGTACTGGGCAACTGGGGACGACATTGCTGGGGTTAAAACAGGGTGCAGATGCACTGGGTTTCAATGCTCGCTCAGTGAGAGCTTCACCGGAAATTTTAGACAGAATTAAAGAAGCACCCCTGCCAGCAATTATTCACTGGAAGGGGTATCACTGGGTTGTTTTGTACGGTAAGCGGGGCAGAAAGTATGTAATTGCCGATCCCGCAGTTGGTGTTTTGTACCTTTCCAAGAAGCAGTTAACGGAATGCTGGACGGATTGGGTGATGCTTTTAGTAGAGCCAGATCCGGTTCGGTTTTCCGAGCAACCTAACGATAAGGTAGGTGGTTTTGGGCGTTTTTTCAAGCCGATTTGGGCTTACCGAGGCATTTTGGCGGAAGCGCTGCTCATCAACTTTGTCTTGGGTTTGCTTTCCATCGCTTTACCTTTTTTAATCCAAATCTTAACTGATGATGTGTTGGTGAGGGGCGATCGCAAGCTGCTTGGGGGTGTAGCGATCGCAGTTGTAGCGATGAACCTCATCGGCAGCTGTTTGGGATTAGTGCAATCTAACCTCGTCGCACACTTTGCACAACGTCTGGAATTAAATTTAGTTTTGCAATTCGGACGACAAATTCTGCGCTTACCCCTCAACTACTACGAATCGCGTCGCAGCGGCGAAATTGTCAGTAGATTGCGAGATATTCAACAAATTAATCAGCTAGTTTCTCAAGTAGTTATCGGTTTGCCCAGTCAGTTGTTTATTGCGCTTGTTTCCTTGGGATTCATGGTATTTTACTCCTGGAAACTGGCAATCTGTAGCTGTTTAATTGCACTGTTGACGATCCTAACGCCGTTGTTTCTACTTCCCACCCTGCAACAAAAAGTTCGCAACTTATTAGTACTGGAAGCGGAAAATCAAGGGGTTTTAGTCGAAACATTCAAAGGAGCGCTGACGTTGAAAACTACCTCATCTGCCCCGCAATTTTGGTCAGAATTGCAAAGCCGCTTCGGTCGCTTAGCCAACGTCAGCTTCCGCACTATTCAAATTGCGATTATCAACAAAACTTTTTCCGAACTAATTTACGGTCTAGGTGTAATTGGCTTGCTTTGGTTTGGCAGTAGCTTAGTAATTCAAGAAGAGTTAACTATTGGACAGCTATTGGCGTTTAACGCCATGAATGGTAATTTTCTCGCATTCATTATCATTACAATTGGATTTGTAGAGGAATTCACGCGAGTAAAAACGGCGACCGAGCGGATCGGAGAAGTCATAGATGCGACCCCAGAAGAGCGAGGAAAGTCTCAAAAAAACTTTGTCAAAATTCCCGATGATGCGGATATCGTTTGCACAAATCTGAATTTTCACCATACAGGTAGAGTTGAGTTACTAGAGGAATTTTCTGTCAATATTCCCGGCGGTAAAGTTGTGGCGATTATCGGTAAATCTGGCTGCGGCAAAAGTACCATAGCCAAACTAATTGCCGGTTTGTATCAACTTCAATCTGGCAATATTCGGTTTGGTAATTATAACCAGCAAGACCTCTCGCTGGACTGTTTGCGACAACAGGTTGTCCTCGTTCCTCAAGAAGCACATTTTTGGAGTCGATCGATCGTGGAAAACTTTCGCTTGAGTGGAGATGCGGTCACTTTTGATACGATCGTCAAAGCTTGCCAGATTGCCGAAGCTGACTATTTTATCAGTAACCTGCCGGATAAATATCAAACTATATTGGGTGAATTTGGCGCGAATCTGTCTGGCGGACAACGACAGCGACTGGCAATAGCGAGAGCGATCGTCAATGACCCCCCCGTGCTGATTTTAGATGAATCAACTTCTGGTTTAGATCCGGTGAGCGAAGCACAAGTTCTCGATAAGCTGTTGCATCATCGCGAAGGTAAAACTACGATTTTAATCAGCCATCGCCCCAGAGTTATTAATCGAGCGGATTGGATTGTCTTTTTGGAGGAAGGGAAATTGAAAATGCAAGGTTGTGTGGAGGAGTTGCGCTCTCTTCCTGGCGATCATTTAGACTTTCTGACTCCTTAA